GGATTTTGGGGATAAGAGTAATAATGGCATGGTTGAGCTTATATATATCAAGGGTACCTCTATTCAAGGTATATCAATTACTACTGCGCGTCGGGTCCTATTGTTATATAGCATAGGTATCAGGGTAGTAGATATGTGTATGAAACTATGAATATGATTGTACCAAATTCATAGTAGTGGATACATATACCAAATCCTAGGTATTTTGTTTGTTAATTGGCATACTAACATTGACAAGTACAGTACATGACATAGATAACGGGAAGAAGGACGACGCAGCCAAGAACGATGAGGAAAGAAGGGACCAGTTAGGCCAAACAGTAAAAAATGATGCTAATGACAAGATGCAGGAAGATCTCATTGGGCAAGAACTCGACGGAGACGTCAAACACGGTTAGTTGCGCTTAGCTTGCTTCTGTTCGAATGCCATTTCATTCATCATCTGAATCGGCCGTGTGCATGCAGGTGCTCCGGGGAAGCCCATCTGCGACCTCTCTGACCCTAGGTACGACATCTGCGACATCACCGGAGACGCCCGTGCCATCAGCGCCAACCGTACCGTCCTCTATGTCCCGCTTGTGGAGCAGCGCGGCACCGACGGCCCGGAATGGGCCATCAAGGACCAGTCCCGCAAGAATCTGGGGGACATCATCGAGGTGAATGTCAACACCCTAAGCGCCGCGCagtccctggtggcgccggagtgcaccTCAAGGCACGCAGTCCCGGCCGCCGTGTTTGCCATGAACGTCATCATCGGCAACCCATGGCATGACTTGAGCAACGTCCTGATCCCGCTCTTCATCACCACCCGCGCCTACGACGGTGAGGTCCAGTTCCTTGTCACCGAGCTCCAGCCGTGGTTCGTGGACAAGTATCGTCTCATCCTCACCAAcctgcactagtagaaaaccacccattagtcccggttcgtaagggcctttagtcccagttcatgaaccgggactaatgggtcgttactaatacctccacccattagtcccggttcaatccagaaccgggaccaatgtgcctccacgtggctctgtgcgcccaccccagtcagggggcctttggtcccggttggtggcaccaaccgggaccaaaatgcatccacgcgtcagcattccagttgctggggtttttgtgttttttttgaaagg
Above is a window of Triticum dicoccoides isolate Atlit2015 ecotype Zavitan chromosome 5B, WEW_v2.0, whole genome shotgun sequence DNA encoding:
- the LOC119307127 gene encoding alpha-1,3-arabinosyltransferase XAT3-like isoform X2, with amino-acid sequence MAASSFSAPAQAVKGVAKMLAHRCQAVVGFLFALIVILVLHTTVVFGPSWSTNDIDNGKKDDAAKNDEERRDQLGQTVKNDANDKMQEDLIGQELDGDVKHGAPGKPICDLSDPRYDICDITGDARAISANRTVLYVPLVEQRGTDGPEWAIKDQSRKNLGDIIEVNVNTLSAAQSLVAPECTSRHAVPAAVFAMNVIIGNPWHDLSNVLIPLFITTRAYDGEVQFLVTELQPWFVDKYRLILTNLH
- the LOC119307127 gene encoding alpha-1,3-arabinosyltransferase XAT3-like isoform X1 codes for the protein MAASSFSAPAQAVKGVAKMLAHRCQAVVGFLFALIVILVLHTTVVFGPSWSTNDIVHDIDNGKKDDAAKNDEERRDQLGQTVKNDANDKMQEDLIGQELDGDVKHGAPGKPICDLSDPRYDICDITGDARAISANRTVLYVPLVEQRGTDGPEWAIKDQSRKNLGDIIEVNVNTLSAAQSLVAPECTSRHAVPAAVFAMNVIIGNPWHDLSNVLIPLFITTRAYDGEVQFLVTELQPWFVDKYRLILTNLH